From the Solibacillus sp. FSL R5-0449 genome, one window contains:
- a CDS encoding dihydrodipicolinate synthase family protein, with the protein MNEAVKKALFDGAFIPAHPLALNEDKSLDEVSQRALTRYYIDAGVGGLAVGVHTTQFEIRDPQFNLYERVLSIAIDEMKKAHVPESFIKIGGVCGPVEQAKHEATILKTLGYDLALLSMGGLQHLSEAQLLERTKEIAKIIPVVGFYLQPSVGGRVFTYQFWREFANIENVYAIKMAPFNRYETLDVVRAVCNSDRRDEIALYTGNDDNIVIDLLTEYAFAINGETVKKKVVGGLLGHWSVWAKTAVQYFEEIKIIRDKEQIDASWLTRAIEVTDANAAFFDPAHSFKGSIAGINEVLTRQGLLKGNWCLADHEVLSEGQADEITRVYNMYPHLNDDAFVKQNLAKWKSGEKSESFTST; encoded by the coding sequence ATGAATGAAGCGGTAAAAAAAGCATTGTTTGACGGTGCATTTATTCCGGCACATCCATTAGCGTTAAACGAAGACAAATCATTGGATGAAGTAAGTCAGCGTGCTTTGACGAGATATTATATTGATGCGGGTGTCGGAGGCTTGGCAGTTGGTGTTCATACGACACAATTTGAGATCCGCGATCCCCAATTCAACTTGTATGAACGTGTTCTTTCAATTGCAATCGATGAAATGAAGAAGGCGCATGTACCGGAATCCTTCATTAAAATAGGTGGTGTTTGCGGTCCGGTAGAGCAGGCAAAACATGAAGCGACAATTTTAAAAACGCTTGGTTATGATCTAGCTTTACTAAGTATGGGAGGACTGCAGCATTTGTCGGAGGCGCAGCTATTGGAGCGTACGAAAGAAATCGCCAAAATCATTCCGGTAGTTGGCTTCTATTTACAGCCATCAGTTGGCGGGCGTGTATTCACTTATCAATTTTGGCGGGAGTTTGCCAATATAGAAAATGTATATGCGATTAAAATGGCGCCATTTAACCGTTATGAAACATTAGATGTAGTTCGTGCAGTATGCAATAGCGACCGCCGGGATGAAATCGCTCTTTATACAGGAAATGACGATAATATTGTCATTGATCTATTAACTGAATATGCATTTGCGATTAATGGTGAAACCGTTAAAAAGAAAGTAGTAGGCGGGCTGTTAGGGCATTGGTCGGTATGGGCGAAAACTGCCGTTCAATATTTTGAAGAGATTAAGATTATTAGAGATAAAGAGCAAATTGATGCAAGCTGGTTAACAAGAGCCATTGAAGTGACAGATGCGAATGCGGCTTTCTTTGATCCGGCCCATTCCTTTAAAGGAAGCATTGCAGGAATTAATGAAGTATTGACAAGACAAGGATTGCTGAAAGGAAACTGGTGTCTGGCAGATCATGAAGTATTAAGTGAAGGCCAAGCTGATGAAATTACGCGTGTCTATAACATGTATCCGCATTTGAATGATGATGCATTTGTTAAACAAAATTTAGCAAAGTGGAAATCAGGTGAAAAGAGTGAAAGCTTTACAAGCACATGA
- a CDS encoding peptide ABC transporter substrate-binding protein, with product MKIVLEKEQQLLMHSPLYQFTNENSGEPNTVTILQQPEADAYKPFSTVEKQGWIYFDLWSYSFAIPLHEVLKAHDTVKGVLRLRRTTNNFSYIEEDILALSEWFGKVRNVSVRSNEIGENHYTIVLCEFGESMMAHLEYRTGQDRIEFEWSSHLHIAEFDSLQMTGDSDNNRNLFKNIDAVQQYAVQWDEAYDENLNAVRLLLQRGELR from the coding sequence ATGAAAATCGTATTGGAAAAAGAACAGCAGCTACTTATGCACTCCCCATTGTACCAATTTACAAATGAGAACAGTGGTGAGCCTAATACCGTAACAATTTTGCAACAGCCTGAAGCAGACGCCTATAAGCCATTTTCAACGGTAGAAAAACAGGGTTGGATATACTTCGATTTATGGTCGTATTCATTTGCGATTCCATTACATGAAGTGTTGAAAGCACATGATACGGTTAAAGGTGTCCTTCGACTAAGAAGAACGACAAATAATTTCTCGTATATAGAAGAAGATATCCTTGCTTTATCGGAATGGTTTGGAAAAGTCCGGAACGTATCGGTACGCTCGAATGAAATCGGAGAAAATCATTATACGATTGTTTTGTGTGAATTCGGTGAATCGATGATGGCCCATTTAGAATACCGGACAGGTCAGGACCGGATTGAATTTGAATGGAGCAGCCATCTGCATATTGCAGAGTTTGATAGTTTACAAATGACGGGCGACAGTGACAACAATCGAAACTTGTTCAAAAATATAGATGCAGTCCAGCAGTATGCGGTGCAATGGGATGAAGCCTATGATGAAAATCTGAATGCTGTACGACTGCTCCTGCAAAGAGGTGAACTGCGATGA
- a CDS encoding zinc-binding alcohol dehydrogenase yields MKRVKALQAHDGVVKIAEIDQPELFETGVLIETYYTAVSPGTERLLIEGSKQGVRQLGYSAVGKVKDVGVNVTTVQVDDIVACYGAPYVGHMEQLVVPETLVAKCSADVLPKHAAFAAHGTIAIHAIRQGQLQFGETVVVIGLGVLGQMIAKICAAASYDVICYEPNEKRAEMLKGTPGIEIFSDLNEMEQHILDYTKGHGVDAVLLCAGGKHSETTPRSLEWVRKQGRIVIVGDVEPQFNREQLFIKEAVITISRAGGPGRYDARYEREAIDYPYHYVRWTEGRNLAAYIRLLERKAIDVSDFVQLEIPFEHSAGVYDRLESSEALTAIIEYSGGN; encoded by the coding sequence GTGAAAAGAGTGAAAGCTTTACAAGCACATGATGGTGTCGTGAAAATAGCTGAGATTGATCAACCGGAGCTTTTTGAAACGGGAGTATTAATAGAAACCTATTATACTGCTGTATCGCCAGGGACTGAAAGGTTATTAATTGAGGGAAGCAAACAAGGTGTACGTCAGCTTGGATATAGCGCTGTCGGGAAAGTGAAGGACGTTGGGGTTAATGTCACAACTGTTCAAGTAGACGATATTGTTGCCTGCTATGGTGCCCCTTATGTCGGGCATATGGAGCAGCTTGTTGTACCGGAAACATTAGTAGCGAAATGCTCTGCCGACGTATTGCCAAAGCATGCGGCATTTGCAGCACACGGTACGATTGCCATTCACGCGATACGCCAAGGACAGCTGCAGTTTGGTGAAACGGTTGTAGTTATCGGATTAGGTGTACTTGGCCAAATGATTGCAAAGATTTGTGCAGCAGCAAGTTATGACGTCATCTGCTATGAACCTAATGAAAAAAGAGCTGAAATGCTGAAAGGTACACCAGGCATTGAAATTTTTTCGGATTTAAATGAAATGGAACAGCATATTTTGGATTATACGAAAGGGCATGGTGTAGATGCTGTACTGCTATGTGCTGGAGGAAAACATTCTGAAACTACCCCGCGCAGTCTTGAATGGGTTCGGAAGCAGGGAAGAATCGTTATTGTCGGAGATGTAGAACCACAGTTTAATCGAGAACAATTATTTATAAAGGAAGCGGTCATTACGATTTCAAGAGCAGGCGGACCAGGCCGTTATGATGCTCGCTATGAAAGAGAAGCGATTGACTATCCGTATCATTATGTTCGCTGGACAGAAGGGCGAAATTTGGCGGCCTATATTCGTTTACTGGAACGAAAGGCGATCGATGTTTCTGATTTTGTGCAACTGGAAATTCCTTTTGAACATTCAGCCGGTGTGTATGACAGATTAGAGAGCAGTGAGGCATTGACCGCCATCATTGAATATTCGGGAGGGAATTAA
- a CDS encoding ROK family protein: MWILSADIGGTKLALALSKQEQPEKLIKQIEVKSPQQSEALFEAIIAGFHKLLEDEEGDVIKVAVGLPGILDLQQGLVVFQQNLPWRNFPLVQRLKKAFPKAQVFMETDMMTAANGEYKIRHFEKETFIYVTISTGIACCIIHEGRFLRGAGVPGEIGFSLTSAGAYFEEVCAGPGLLKKLQQDTNAEGTLQQFFDRYYEKDERIVPLIHEWQQEIAQKIHSFMLLIDPHVVVLGGGVMNHHPQIVDEISRLVDQYFSLPFFEHKKGRVQASINKGNAGLIGAAML, encoded by the coding sequence ATGTGGATTTTAAGTGCTGATATCGGAGGGACAAAATTAGCACTTGCTTTATCGAAGCAAGAACAGCCGGAAAAATTAATAAAGCAAATTGAAGTAAAGAGTCCCCAGCAATCGGAGGCATTATTTGAGGCAATTATTGCGGGTTTTCATAAGCTTCTGGAAGATGAAGAGGGGGACGTTATAAAAGTTGCGGTCGGTTTACCGGGAATATTGGATTTACAACAAGGGCTTGTAGTTTTTCAGCAAAACTTGCCATGGCGTAATTTTCCGCTCGTCCAAAGACTTAAAAAGGCATTTCCGAAAGCTCAAGTTTTTATGGAAACAGATATGATGACTGCGGCAAATGGAGAATATAAAATCCGTCATTTTGAAAAAGAGACATTCATTTATGTCACGATCAGTACAGGAATTGCATGCTGTATTATTCATGAAGGAAGGTTTTTAAGAGGTGCCGGAGTTCCCGGAGAAATCGGTTTTTCGTTAACAAGCGCAGGTGCCTATTTTGAAGAAGTATGTGCTGGACCTGGATTATTGAAGAAGTTGCAGCAGGATACAAATGCAGAAGGAACCTTACAGCAATTCTTTGACCGCTATTATGAAAAGGATGAGCGTATTGTGCCACTTATACATGAATGGCAGCAGGAAATTGCTCAGAAGATTCATAGTTTCATGCTGCTAATAGATCCGCACGTTGTGGTACTGGGCGGAGGCGTTATGAATCATCATCCGCAAATTGTGGATGAAATTTCCCGTTTAGTTGATCAGTATTTCAGCCTGCCATTCTTTGAACATAAAAAAGGCAGAGTACAAGCAAGCATAAATAAAGGCAATGCAGGACTGATAGGCGCAGCGATGCTATAA
- a CDS encoding FAD-dependent oxidoreductase, translating to MWETVYYYRKRDKRQQHYKQDVLIYGATPAGITAAITLKKKGYDVRIAECSRFVGGMTTSGLGATDLGAEQAIGGLAQQFYDEIAHHYRIEKCVRFEPHVAECIFKTWLDDHRIDVQTEQFIESALIENRQIQQIVMTDGTTYEARQFIDASYEGDLLAHAGVEYIVGREASTVYKEIYNGVQFGTQHHKFESFIDPYIEEGNPASGLLYGISDEVVKEHNGEGDHRIQAYNFRMCLTKEQKVPFPKPNGYERNHYALLLRYIKAGHWDAMKLHTSLMNGKTDLNNHGAFSTDFIGMNYAFPDADYEIREKIYQQHVTYVAGLLYFLANDEEVPLVIREEVSQWGLAADEFTDTGNWPRQLYIREARRMLGEYVMTEHNALQRVICEQPIAIASFHMDSHNCRRVVVNGRVMNEGDIQVPVKPFMIDLRSLLPKKEHCTNLIVPVCLSASHIAYGSIRMEPVFMMLGQGAGTVASVALQKGKPVQDISYEQVKQQLIEQGQVVEWDENFIDDPLRRMEETFGGK from the coding sequence ATGTGGGAAACGGTTTATTATTACCGTAAAAGAGATAAAAGACAGCAACATTACAAGCAGGATGTTTTAATATACGGAGCGACGCCGGCAGGCATTACAGCAGCGATTACCCTGAAAAAGAAAGGATATGATGTGCGTATTGCTGAATGCAGCCGTTTTGTCGGCGGGATGACGACAAGTGGACTTGGGGCAACGGACTTAGGTGCTGAGCAGGCGATTGGCGGTTTAGCACAGCAATTTTATGACGAAATCGCACACCACTATCGTATCGAAAAATGTGTACGTTTCGAACCACATGTAGCAGAATGTATATTCAAAACATGGTTGGATGATCATAGAATTGATGTCCAGACGGAGCAATTTATTGAATCAGCTCTTATTGAAAACCGTCAAATTCAGCAAATCGTTATGACAGACGGTACCACCTATGAAGCGAGGCAATTTATTGATGCCAGCTATGAAGGTGACTTGCTGGCACATGCAGGGGTTGAATATATTGTAGGAAGAGAAGCAAGCACAGTTTATAAGGAAATTTATAATGGAGTTCAATTTGGTACACAGCATCACAAATTTGAAAGTTTTATCGATCCGTATATAGAAGAAGGCAATCCGGCAAGCGGACTATTGTATGGAATTTCAGATGAGGTTGTGAAAGAGCACAATGGTGAGGGTGATCATCGAATCCAAGCTTATAATTTCCGGATGTGTTTAACAAAGGAACAAAAAGTGCCGTTCCCAAAACCAAATGGATATGAGCGTAATCATTATGCACTGCTGTTACGCTATATAAAGGCAGGGCATTGGGACGCGATGAAGTTACATACCTCTTTGATGAATGGAAAAACCGATTTAAATAATCATGGGGCATTTTCGACGGATTTTATCGGAATGAATTATGCATTTCCTGATGCGGACTATGAAATAAGAGAAAAAATATATCAGCAGCATGTAACGTATGTTGCAGGGTTACTGTACTTTTTAGCCAACGATGAAGAAGTGCCGCTTGTTATCCGTGAGGAAGTGAGCCAATGGGGATTGGCGGCAGATGAGTTTACCGATACAGGCAATTGGCCGCGCCAGCTGTATATAAGGGAAGCAAGGAGAATGTTAGGCGAGTATGTCATGACAGAACACAATGCATTACAGCGGGTGATTTGCGAACAACCTATTGCAATCGCATCTTTTCATATGGATTCACATAATTGCCGTCGCGTCGTCGTTAATGGGCGAGTAATGAATGAAGGCGATATCCAAGTACCGGTAAAACCATTTATGATCGATTTGCGTTCGCTGTTACCGAAGAAGGAGCATTGTACAAACTTAATTGTTCCTGTATGCCTAAGTGCTTCTCATATTGCATATGGTTCAATTCGGATGGAACCAGTATTTATGATGCTCGGGCAAGGGGCCGGTACTGTAGCGTCAGTTGCACTGCAGAAAGGGAAACCAGTTCAGGATATTTCATATGAACAAGTAAAACAACAATTAATAGAACAAGGGCAAGTTGTTGAATGGGATGAAAACTTTATCGATGATCCGTTACGTCGCATGGAAGAAACGTTTGGGGGGAAATAG
- a CDS encoding Gfo/Idh/MocA family oxidoreductase: MLKVGVIGGGSISEYHLKPYFENPNVEIVAICDSDERRLHALGKKYCVENLYLKVSEFLANEEIDAISICTWNNSHAEIAIQALQMNKHVLLEKPLSLSLDEAYAVEAAVKESGKILQVGYVRRFATNVGVLKKFIDAGELGEIYYAKASCIRRLGNPGGWFSDIKKSGGGPLIDLGTHMIDLCWYLMGKPKPISVSGNTYKKLGNRAHIENLSFYKAADYDAEHNDVEDLANALIRFENGASLYVDVSFTLHAKQDEVSVKLYGENGGAEVEPELAIVKEQHETILNITPQIDLLSFDFAGSFINEINHFVDCCINNVQPISTVEDGVEVTKMLAAIYESAATNQEKNCR, translated from the coding sequence ATGTTAAAGGTTGGCGTAATTGGAGGAGGATCTATTTCCGAGTACCATTTAAAACCTTATTTTGAAAATCCCAATGTAGAGATTGTTGCGATTTGTGATAGTGATGAACGAAGACTGCATGCATTAGGCAAAAAATACTGTGTAGAGAACTTATATTTAAAAGTGAGTGAGTTTCTTGCAAACGAGGAAATTGATGCAATCAGTATTTGTACGTGGAATAACTCCCATGCTGAAATTGCAATTCAGGCACTCCAAATGAACAAGCATGTTCTGCTTGAGAAGCCATTAAGTTTATCGCTTGATGAAGCCTATGCAGTCGAAGCGGCGGTAAAAGAGTCGGGTAAGATATTACAAGTTGGCTATGTACGCCGATTTGCAACAAATGTAGGTGTTCTTAAAAAATTTATTGATGCAGGTGAACTGGGAGAAATTTATTATGCGAAAGCTTCATGCATACGCCGATTAGGAAATCCAGGCGGCTGGTTCAGCGATATTAAGAAATCTGGAGGCGGGCCTTTAATTGATTTAGGGACGCATATGATCGATCTTTGCTGGTATTTAATGGGGAAACCAAAGCCGATTTCTGTTTCAGGTAATACGTACAAAAAATTAGGGAATCGCGCCCATATTGAAAACTTATCTTTCTATAAGGCGGCTGATTATGATGCCGAGCATAATGATGTGGAAGATCTTGCGAATGCGCTCATCCGTTTTGAAAACGGTGCTTCTTTATATGTGGATGTAAGTTTTACACTACATGCTAAACAAGACGAAGTATCTGTAAAACTATATGGTGAAAATGGCGGTGCCGAAGTAGAACCTGAACTTGCTATTGTAAAAGAGCAGCATGAAACGATTTTAAATATTACACCCCAGATCGATTTGTTAAGCTTCGATTTTGCAGGTTCATTCATCAATGAAATCAATCATTTCGTGGACTGCTGTATTAATAATGTGCAGCCTATTTCTACAGTAGAAGACGGGGTTGAAGTGACAAAAATGTTGGCGGCGATTTATGAATCGGCTGCAACAAATCAAGAAAAAAATTGTAGGTGA
- a CDS encoding Gfo/Idh/MocA family oxidoreductase, protein MNIGIMSFAHIHATSYATAIQRIPGTKLTAIYDTDTNRGMDASKQYDVPFFADMNGFLAEDLDVVLICSENVLHKEMVIAAAKAKKHILCEKPIATNIEDAKEMIDVCKENGVHLSIAYPVRYSAPIRDLKAAIDAGELGEIVAIRSTNRGQNPGGWFVDEELAGGGAVLDHTVHMVDIMRWYMNSEAKEITAFANNYFTDLDTDDAGIMTIVFDNGVVASHDASWSRFPEFPTWGDAMIEVIGTKASRKVDVFNEKLNLYGKGSKSLTHLYSGNDTDFDLIVDFLNSIQQQKQPLISGYDGLKSLEIALAAYESNNRKQAVKL, encoded by the coding sequence ATGAACATTGGCATTATGAGTTTTGCACATATTCATGCAACGAGCTATGCAACGGCAATTCAGCGTATACCCGGTACGAAACTAACCGCTATTTATGATACGGATACAAATAGAGGTATGGATGCGAGTAAGCAATATGATGTGCCATTTTTTGCGGATATGAATGGGTTTTTAGCTGAGGATCTCGATGTTGTGCTCATTTGCAGTGAAAATGTATTGCATAAAGAGATGGTAATTGCGGCAGCGAAGGCAAAGAAACATATTTTATGTGAAAAACCGATTGCTACGAATATCGAGGATGCAAAAGAGATGATCGATGTATGTAAAGAAAACGGTGTGCATCTGTCAATCGCTTATCCAGTACGATACAGTGCGCCCATCCGGGACTTGAAAGCGGCTATTGATGCAGGCGAACTTGGCGAAATCGTGGCAATCCGTTCCACTAACCGTGGGCAGAACCCGGGCGGATGGTTTGTCGATGAGGAGTTGGCAGGCGGCGGTGCGGTATTGGATCATACCGTCCATATGGTAGATATTATGCGCTGGTACATGAACAGCGAAGCAAAAGAAATTACCGCATTTGCGAATAACTATTTCACTGATCTTGATACGGATGATGCAGGAATCATGACAATTGTATTTGATAATGGAGTGGTTGCCTCACATGATGCAAGCTGGTCAAGATTTCCGGAATTTCCGACATGGGGTGATGCGATGATTGAAGTAATCGGAACGAAAGCATCACGCAAAGTCGATGTGTTCAACGAGAAGCTTAACCTGTACGGGAAAGGCAGTAAATCACTCACACATTTATATAGCGGAAATGATACCGACTTCGATTTAATTGTCGACTTTCTAAATTCAATTCAACAACAAAAGCAACCGCTTATTTCAGGTTATGACGGACTGAAATCATTAGAAATCGCATTGGCAGCATATGAATCAAACAACAGAAAGCAAGCAGTAAAACTATAG
- a CDS encoding GNAT family N-acetyltransferase, whose translation MLKPVTKESHKDIVDLWNICLPDFKLSDRLLEQNTWQSPYVLDEGSAIKELDGKIVGVVVAKVWHDTHGVSLNKEHGWIQMLLVHPDYRQQKIATELYQYAEKALLNNGIKKIQLGGDLGHLICGVPLGEREGVAFAEKFGFKRVVESVDFTKTITEPLSLPEKNNVQFVLLVKEEQQQLIDFMTQSFPGRWTFEAQDYFAHGGTGRDYVVVKWEGKIVGFCRINDEHSAWKGPNYNWAEQFDRLGGIGPLGVNEDYRKYGLGRAVIEAAEYYLQQRGKETLFIDWTDLIAFYEKLGYTIWKDYGIFVKQVD comes from the coding sequence ATGCTAAAGCCAGTAACAAAAGAATCTCACAAGGACATAGTAGACTTATGGAATATTTGTTTGCCTGACTTTAAGTTGTCGGATCGCTTGCTTGAACAAAATACTTGGCAATCACCTTATGTTTTAGATGAGGGAAGTGCGATAAAGGAACTAGACGGGAAAATTGTCGGAGTTGTCGTTGCAAAAGTTTGGCATGATACTCACGGCGTTTCTTTAAATAAAGAACATGGCTGGATTCAAATGCTGCTTGTGCACCCGGATTACCGTCAGCAAAAAATTGCGACAGAGCTTTATCAATATGCAGAAAAGGCTCTTCTTAATAATGGCATAAAGAAAATTCAGCTTGGCGGGGATTTAGGCCACTTAATATGCGGAGTCCCTCTTGGTGAGCGGGAAGGTGTTGCATTCGCCGAAAAGTTTGGCTTTAAAAGAGTTGTCGAAAGTGTAGATTTTACAAAAACGATAACAGAACCATTGTCACTGCCTGAAAAAAATAATGTTCAATTTGTTTTATTAGTAAAAGAGGAACAACAACAACTCATTGATTTTATGACCCAGTCTTTTCCCGGGCGTTGGACTTTTGAAGCTCAGGACTATTTCGCTCACGGAGGTACAGGAAGAGATTATGTCGTTGTGAAATGGGAAGGTAAGATAGTTGGCTTCTGTCGTATAAATGATGAGCATAGTGCCTGGAAAGGGCCGAACTATAATTGGGCGGAGCAGTTTGACCGATTAGGTGGCATTGGTCCACTAGGGGTAAATGAAGACTATAGAAAGTATGGCTTAGGGCGTGCGGTTATTGAAGCTGCAGAATATTATTTGCAGCAACGTGGTAAAGAAACGCTCTTTATCGATTGGACAGATTTAATCGCCTTTTATGAAAAGCTTGGCTATACGATTTGGAAAGACTACGGAATTTTTGTAAAGCAGGTGGACTAA
- a CDS encoding NAD-dependent epimerase/dehydratase family protein, with amino-acid sequence MQTVQQLEEFMTKPSEALVEDIKKIDGDILILGIAGKMGPTLAKMAKRAAEEAGIEKRIIGVARFSNKEMKEELESAGIETITCDLLDEAQLAQLPDIPNIIFMAGNKFGTVNNEHFTWAMNTYVPGRVADKFKNSNIVVFSSGNIYPFTPVAAGNCGEDVTPVPVGEYAMSTLGRERIFTNFSNRFQTKMLMFRLNYAIDLRYGVLLEIAKSVYNNEPVDVTMGSVNVIWQGDANEYAIRSLLHCDSPVKILNVTGPETLSVRWLAKEFAKRFNKEAIIIGVEQETALLNTAAHAHKLFGYPRVSIEQMLDMVANWVELDGATLNKPTHFQERKGAF; translated from the coding sequence GAGGATATTAAAAAAATAGATGGTGACATTTTGATTTTAGGAATTGCAGGGAAGATGGGGCCTACTTTAGCGAAGATGGCGAAACGTGCTGCTGAAGAGGCGGGAATCGAGAAACGGATTATCGGTGTTGCTCGATTTTCAAATAAAGAAATGAAAGAAGAGCTGGAATCCGCGGGGATTGAAACCATTACATGTGATTTACTGGATGAAGCGCAGCTTGCGCAGTTGCCGGATATTCCGAATATCATTTTCATGGCGGGCAATAAGTTCGGCACAGTTAATAACGAACACTTCACATGGGCGATGAATACATACGTACCAGGTCGTGTAGCAGATAAGTTTAAAAACTCAAATATCGTCGTATTTTCTTCAGGCAATATTTATCCATTTACACCTGTAGCAGCGGGTAACTGCGGAGAAGATGTAACGCCGGTACCTGTTGGTGAATATGCCATGTCCACATTGGGAAGAGAACGTATTTTCACGAATTTCTCCAATCGTTTTCAGACAAAAATGCTTATGTTCCGATTAAATTATGCGATTGATTTACGATACGGGGTTTTATTGGAAATTGCTAAATCTGTTTACAATAATGAGCCGGTTGATGTCACGATGGGGAGTGTCAATGTCATCTGGCAAGGGGATGCAAACGAATACGCAATTCGCTCGCTATTACATTGTGATTCACCTGTAAAAATTCTGAATGTCACAGGACCGGAGACGTTATCTGTTCGCTGGCTGGCGAAGGAGTTTGCGAAACGCTTTAATAAGGAAGCTATAATTATAGGGGTCGAACAGGAAACAGCATTATTAAATACAGCGGCCCATGCCCATAAATTATTTGGCTATCCTCGTGTATCCATTGAGCAAATGCTTGATATGGTTGCAAATTGGGTGGAATTAGATGGTGCCACATTAAATAAACCAACGCATTTCCAGGAACGGAAAGGGGCGTTTTAA